One window from the genome of Manis pentadactyla isolate mManPen7 chromosome 15, mManPen7.hap1, whole genome shotgun sequence encodes:
- the DEF8 gene encoding differentially expressed in FDCP 8 homolog isoform X1, translating to MEDGEKLARFRQAHLNPFNKQLGLRQHEQGPGDEAPDVASEEAQFEMLSGEPEFHCSERVMDLGLSEDHFSRPVGLFLASDIQQLRQAIEECRQVILELPEHSETQRDAVARLIHLRLKLQELKDPSEDEPNLRVLLEHRFYKEKSKSVKQTCDRCNTIIWGLIQTWYTCTGCYYRCHSKCLNLISKPCVRSKVSHQAEYELNICPETGLDSQDYRCAECRVPISLRGVPSEARQCDYTGQYYCSLCHWNDLAVIPARVVHNWDFEPRKVSRCSMRYLALMVSRPVLRLREINPLLFNYVEELVEIRKLRQDILLMKPYFITCKEAMEARLLLQQQSHTLLQRTLHL from the exons ATGGAGGATGGTGAGAAGCTGGCCCGGTTCCGGCAGGCGCACCTCAACCCCTTCAACAAGCAGCTTGGCCTGAGGCAGCATGAGCAGGGGCCCGGTGACGAGGCCCCAGACGTCGCTTCTGAAG AGGCCCAGTTTGAGATGCTGTCCGGGGAGCCAGAGTTCCACTGCTCTGAACGTGTGATGGATCTTGGCCTGTCTGAGGACCACTTCTCCCGCCCCGTG GGTCTGTTCCTGGCCTCGGACATCCAGCAGCTGCGGCAGGCGATTGAGGAGTGCCGGCAGGTGATCCTGGAGCTGCCCGAGCACTCAGAGACGCAGAGGGACGCTGTGGCCAGGCTCATCCACCTCCGGCTGAAGCTCCAGGAGCTGAAG GACCCCAGTGAGGATGAGCCCAACCTCCGCGTCCTCCTGGAGCACCGCTTCTACAAGGAAAAGAGCAAGAGTGTGAAGCAAACCTGTGACAGGTGTAACACCATCATCTGGGGGCTCATTCAGACCTGGTATACCTGCACAG GGTGCTATTACCGCTGTCACAGCAAGTGCTTGAACCTCATCTCCAAGCCCTGTGTGCGTTCCAAAGTCAGCCACCAAGCCGAGTACGAGCTGAACATCTGCCCTGAGACAGGACTGGACAGCCAGGACTACCGCTGCGCAGAGTGCCGGGTGCCCATCTCCCTGC GGGGTGTGCCCAGCGAGGCCCGGCAGTGCGACTACACTGGCCAGTATTACTGCAGCCTCTGCCACTGGAACGACCTGGCAGTCATCCCTGCCCGTGTGGTGCACAACTGGGACTTTGAGCCTCGCAAG GTGTCCCGCTGCAGCATGCGCTACCTGGCGCTGATGGTGTCCCGGCCGGTGCTCAGGCTCCGGGAGATCAATCCCCTGCTGTTTAACTacgtggaggagctggtggagaTCCGG AAGCTGCGCCAGGACATCCTGCTCATGAAGCCATACTTCATCACTTGCAAGGAGGCCATGGAAGCCCGTCTGCTCCTGCAG CAGCAGTCTCACACTCTGCTCCAGAGAACACTACATCTATGA
- the DEF8 gene encoding differentially expressed in FDCP 8 homolog isoform X2 produces the protein MEDGEKLARFRQAHLNPFNKQLGLRQHEQGPGDEAPDVASEEAQFEMLSGEPEFHCSERVMDLGLSEDHFSRPVGLFLASDIQQLRQAIEECRQVILELPEHSETQRDAVARLIHLRLKLQELKDPSEDEPNLRVLLEHRFYKEKSKSVKQTCDRCNTIIWGLIQTWYTCTGCYYRCHSKCLNLISKPCVRSKVSHQAEYELNICPETGLDSQDYRCAECRVPISLRGVPSEARQCDYTGQYYCSLCHWNDLAVIPARVVHNWDFEPRKVSRCSMRYLALMVSRPVLRLREINPLLFNYVEELVEIRKLRQDILLMKPYFITCKEAMEARLLLQLQDRQHFVENDEMYSIQDLLDAHTGRLGCSLADTHTLFAKHIKLDCERCQAKGFVCELCREGDVLFPFDSHTSVCSDCSAVFHRDCYYDNSTTCPRCARLTLRKQSLFQEPSPDMDA, from the exons ATGGAGGATGGTGAGAAGCTGGCCCGGTTCCGGCAGGCGCACCTCAACCCCTTCAACAAGCAGCTTGGCCTGAGGCAGCATGAGCAGGGGCCCGGTGACGAGGCCCCAGACGTCGCTTCTGAAG AGGCCCAGTTTGAGATGCTGTCCGGGGAGCCAGAGTTCCACTGCTCTGAACGTGTGATGGATCTTGGCCTGTCTGAGGACCACTTCTCCCGCCCCGTG GGTCTGTTCCTGGCCTCGGACATCCAGCAGCTGCGGCAGGCGATTGAGGAGTGCCGGCAGGTGATCCTGGAGCTGCCCGAGCACTCAGAGACGCAGAGGGACGCTGTGGCCAGGCTCATCCACCTCCGGCTGAAGCTCCAGGAGCTGAAG GACCCCAGTGAGGATGAGCCCAACCTCCGCGTCCTCCTGGAGCACCGCTTCTACAAGGAAAAGAGCAAGAGTGTGAAGCAAACCTGTGACAGGTGTAACACCATCATCTGGGGGCTCATTCAGACCTGGTATACCTGCACAG GGTGCTATTACCGCTGTCACAGCAAGTGCTTGAACCTCATCTCCAAGCCCTGTGTGCGTTCCAAAGTCAGCCACCAAGCCGAGTACGAGCTGAACATCTGCCCTGAGACAGGACTGGACAGCCAGGACTACCGCTGCGCAGAGTGCCGGGTGCCCATCTCCCTGC GGGGTGTGCCCAGCGAGGCCCGGCAGTGCGACTACACTGGCCAGTATTACTGCAGCCTCTGCCACTGGAACGACCTGGCAGTCATCCCTGCCCGTGTGGTGCACAACTGGGACTTTGAGCCTCGCAAG GTGTCCCGCTGCAGCATGCGCTACCTGGCGCTGATGGTGTCCCGGCCGGTGCTCAGGCTCCGGGAGATCAATCCCCTGCTGTTTAACTacgtggaggagctggtggagaTCCGG AAGCTGCGCCAGGACATCCTGCTCATGAAGCCATACTTCATCACTTGCAAGGAGGCCATGGAAGCCCGTCTGCTCCTGCAG CTCCAGGACCGGCAGCACTTTGTGGAGAACGATGAGATGTACTCCATCCAGGACCTGTTGGATGCGCACACGGGCCGGCTTGGCTGCTCCCTAGCAGACACGCACACGCTCTTCGCCAAGCACATCAAGCTGGACTGTGAG CGGTGCCAGGCTAAGGGTTTCGTGTGTGAGCTCTGCAGAGAGGGCGACGTGCTGTTCCCTTTTGACAGCCACACTTCCGTGTGCTCCGACTGCTCTGCCGTTTTCCACAG GGACTGCTATTATGACAACTCCACCACGTGCCCCAGGTGTGCCCGGCTCACCTTACGGAAGCAGTCACTCTTCCAGGAGCCCAGTCCAGACATGGATGCCTAG